A segment of the Leptospirillum ferriphilum genome:
CCGTCACAATGCCCGCTTCTCAGAGGCTTTTTGAAAAGGCTCCGGATCTTCCTTCCTTGTCGCAAATGGAAATCTCCGACATAGAAAGCCTGATATTTCCGGTCGGATTCTACAGGACCAAGGCTAAAACAATCAAGACAATTGCAGAAAGAGTTTTGACAGAGTTTGAAGGCAAGATCCCTGAGACCCTTGAGGGCTTGCTATCCCTTCCCGGCGTAGGGCTCAAAACAGCAAACCTTGTCTTGACAGTGGGATTCGAAAAAGAGGGATTTTGTGTCGATATCCACGTGCATCGCATTTTAAACCGGTGGGGGGTGATTCAGACACACTCGCCAGATGAAACCTACCGCATTGTCGAGCCGGTTCTCCCCCGAAAATGGAAAAGGA
Coding sequences within it:
- a CDS encoding endonuclease III domain-containing protein, whose translation is MPEGSLVDDQKILRLMRRVDRFLQKKNVPEPAAEQMTGKMVPYNVLIMTILSLRTKDSVTMPASQRLFEKAPDLPSLSQMEISDIESLIFPVGFYRTKAKTIKTIAERVLTEFEGKIPETLEGLLSLPGVGLKTANLVLTVGFEKEGFCVDIHVHRILNRWGVIQTHSPDETYRIVEPVLPRKWKRRANALLVSFGQHFCRPVSPFCSVCPLLPDCDRIEVDKHR